In Thermofilum pendens Hrk 5, the sequence ACTAGAGCTCTACGTCATAGAGACGAGGACGTATAAGGACAGGCAGGTGACTTTCCGCAGGAAACCCGCCTGCGAGCTCTACTGCGCCTTCAGGGGCAAAAACGTCAGCGAGCTCGACGGCAAGGACCCTGGGTGCGACGAGTGCATTAAAGTAGAAGTGGCGACGGGTGTGCTTTACTGCCCTGAGTGCGGTAGATGGTGGCCTATAAAGGACGAGATACCGGTTATACTTCCAGACGACATGCGCAACAAGGAGGAAGACCTAAAGTTCCTCGAGTCCGTTAAGGACAAGGTACCAGAAAAAGTGCTGAAAGGCAAGCCCTTCGGCCTCTAATCGTGCGTGAATATATACGTCTCCGGCCCCTCTACCCTGACGAACCCCAGCCTAACGAACTGGACTTGCTCCCCCGGGGGGAGCTCGGCGAGGCTAGGCTCACCGTAGCCCGAGATTTCCTCGATCTTTGTACCCGCGGCTTTCAGCACCCTGCCTCTCACCGAGCTCTCTACCGGGGCCCACTGCACTATGGGTAGCTCGTGCTTCTTCGCGAAGCTCACGTCGTTGTTCAGGTATCTCAGCTTCGAACCGCCGTCGACGACCTCGAAGTTCCCGAGCCCCATCAGCCTGACCATGGAGGATGCCACGTCGGAGGGTAGGTAGACCTCGGGCTTGCTGAAGGTTATCCTCCGGCGGCCCCTCTCGGGGAAGGAGGGGTGGACTATGACCTCCGCCGTTATCGGGGCCTCCAGCCCCTCTATGGAGGCTACCTTGGCGGGCTCTGGGACGAACATGTACCTGTTGGCCCGCGGCTCTAGGTACTTCCTGTTGAAAGCGTGGAGCTTGTCTACACTCACCCGCGCCGTGGAGGGCTTGATCCCGACTTCCAGAACCAAGTCCCATATCGCCTCGGGCAGTATCCCTCTACGCCTCAAGGCCCTCAGAGTTCCGAGGCGTATATCGTCTATAGACGAGAAAAGCCCCTTTTCGATCCCCCTCCTAATGACCGACTTGCTGAGAACCATGCCTTCCAAGTTCATCCTCCCGAAGTGTATGCTTACAGGAGGCTTCCAGCCCATGTGCCTGTAAACGTACTCTTGCTTCAGGGTGTTGACCGCGTGCTCCTCGCCTCTCAGGACGTGGGTCACTCCCAGCATGTGGTCGTCCACAGCACAGGCAAAGTTGTACGTAGGCCAAACCCTGTACTTGTCTCCCGTTAGAGGGTGGGGTGTTTTCTCGGTGTCGAGCACTCTAAAGGCTATCCAGTCCCTGACAGAGGGGTTGGGGTGGGCGGGGTCTGTCTTTATCCTCAGCACTGCGGCGCCCTCCGGGTACTCCCCAGAAAGCATCTTCTCCCACCTCTCCATGTGTTCCTCTGGCGGGAGGAACGAGCAGGGATCCGGCTTGCCGGCGTCGCGGAACGCCTTTATCTCGTCTTGGCTATGCGTGCAAACGTATGCGTTTCCGCTCTTTATCAGTGCCTCCGCCACCTCGTAGTAAACCTCCATGCGCTGGCTCTGAATGTACTCCTCGTCCCACGGCGTTCCGAGCCAGCGGAGATCCTCGCGTATAAGGTCGTAGGCCTCTGGCATAGGCCGCTTGGTTCTCGGATCCGTATCCTCGAACCTCAGGATGAACTTGCCGTTGTACATCTTCTTGGCGTAGTAGTAGTTGAGTATCGCTGGTCTCGCGCTCCCAAGGTGCAGGACGAAGTCAGGGTTGGGCGCGAACCTCGTCACGACCTTCCCGCCCACTTCTTCCGCTCCCGGAAGCGGAGGCAACCTTTTCACCTCTACTTTCCTTTCACCTGAGAGCGCCTCGGGCCACAGCTCTGAGAGTAGGCTGGCCTGAGACTCGGGGCTCATGGAGTTTACCTCCTCTACGACCTCCTTGACCAGCTCCACGACCTCCTTGGCCGCCTTGCGAGCCTCGGGAACCTCGGCGAACACCTTGCTGACAACGGAGTCCACCCTAGCCTTTCCGCCGAACTTAACGGCGTTGGCTAACGCGTGTTTAAGGGCTACCCTTCTAATATCGACTTCCAACAGAGGTCACCCCCCTCTACCATTCTACTCGCAGATATAAGGATTAGGGAGAAGCTGGTGGACCGGCCGGGATTCGAACCCGGGACCATTCGCGCCCGCGCCTCCCGAGAGAGGCGCGTGTCCCGCATGCCAAGCGGACATCCTCCCACTAGACGACCGGCCCTGCCAGAAAAGTTAAGAAAGGGGCTGATTTAAGCTTTTCTCACGGTAGAGAGGCCAGTAGCTGAGATGCCTTAGAGCAATACAAGTCTAGACACATAGTGCTAGGAGGAGGGGGCCGGGCGCCTTTCCCTGCTGGTCTTACTCTTTAGTCTTCTGCCCCCAGCTCTTCGAGGCGATTCGCGAGCTTCCAGGCTCTGGGTTACTGCTCGGCCTTGTACTTCGTGAAGTCAAGGAGTGTTTCTCGCAGAGCTACGTCGTAGCGAGCGTGCTCGAAGAGAGAGGTGGTTGCCTGGCACTCTCATTCTTATGACGTAAAAAATTTCAAGAGGCTGTACTGTTGTGTCTCCGCGACCAGCGCTATGAGCGAGCAGGGGATCACTGTCAGCAAGTCCGAGGACTTCTCGGAGTGGTACTCGCAGGTACTGAGTAAGGCGGGGCTTGTCGATCTACGCTACAACGTCCAAGGCTTCGTTGTCCACAAGCCCTGGCTTATGCGCATCATAAAGGCTATTTACCGCTTCTTCGAGGAGGAGCTGGAGAAGACCGGGCACGAGCCTGTCCTCTTCCCCCTCGTGATACCGGAGGAGAACTTCGAGAAGGAGAAGGAGCACGTCGAGGGTTTCAAGCCGGAGGTGTTCTGGGTTACCCAAGCGGGCGACGAGAAGCTTGAACGGAGGCTGGCGCTTAGGCCGACAAGCGAGACCGCTTTCTACTACATGTACTCCTACTGGATACAGAGCTGGCGCGACCTACCCCTCAAACTCTATCAGAGCGTTAGCGTGTACCGCAACGAGAAGAATACGAGGCCGTTGATACGGGGGAGGGAGTTCCTCTGGATAGAGGCCCACGACGCGTTCGCAACGCACGAGGAGGCGCTTAACCAGATACGCGAGGACATGGAGAACTCGAGGAAGGTTATCTGGGAGAAGCTCGGGATCCCGTTTTTGTTCCTGAGGAGGCCTCCCTGGGACAAGTTCAGCGGTGCTGAAGACACGTACGCCGCCGACACTATAATGCCGGATGGAAGGGTGCTTCAGATATCCTCGACGCATGACCTCGGCCAGAGGTTCGCGAAGGCTTTCAACGTTACCTTCCTGGACAAGGACGGCAAGAGGAAGTACGTTTGGCAGACGTGCTACGGCCCCGGCATCTGGAGGATAACCGCCGCACTCATAGCGATACACGGCGACGACAAGGGGCTCGTACTCCCGATGAACGTGGCCCCGATACAGGTCGTCATCGTCCCCATATACTACAAGGAGTCCGACAAGGAGAGGGTACTCGAGAAATGCAGGAAGCTGGAGGCGATGATAAGGGAGGCTGGCTACAGGGTCTACCTGGACGCCAGGGAGGAGTACACGCCGGGCTGGAAGTTCAACGACTGGGAGTTGAAGGGGGTTCCCGTGCGCCTAGAGGTGGGGGTACGGGAGGTCGAAACAGGGACGGTCACGGTGTTTAGGAGGGATTTGAGGGTGAAGGAGAAGGTCGCGGACAGCGAGCTGATAAGCCACATCCGCAAGCTCGAGAACGACATTCTCGAGGAGCTGAAGAGGAGGGCGAAGGAGTTCTTCGAAAGCAGGATAGTCACGGCGACGCGCAGAGAGGAAGTCGAGGAGGCGTTACGCTCGGGAAAGATGGTCAAAATGCCTTTCTGTGGACGGGAGGAGTGCGCAGACGACTTGAAGGAAGCTACCGACGGCGGGAAGGTCAGGGGTACCGAGATAGACTTCAAGGAGGGAGACTACGGGCGTTGCGCCTGGTGCGGAGCCCCCGCGCGCCTAATAGTATACGTCGCTAAGTCGTACTAGCTCTGCAGGTTTCCGGGAGTGTTTTCCTCCAGGCTCAGAGCATAGAGGTAAGCGTCCGATCCGTCGTTGTAGTACTTCTCCTTGACTCCTATACGTTTAAACCCGAGCTTTTCGTACAGCCGAAGCGCCGGGGTATTCGTCGTCTTCACCTCTAGGTATACTGCCTTAAGCCCGTTTTCGCGGGCTATGCGTATCGTTTCTTCGAGAAGCTTCCTGCCGATACCCCTGCCGCGCAGCTCCTCTACGACTGCCACGCTGTGAACGTGGAGCTGGCTCCCCTCCCTACACGAGACAATGTAGCCCACTACGAGCCCCTTGTAGTCCGCCACGAAGAAGTAGTCTCTACACCTGTTGTAGAGGTAGAAGAGGTAGTCGAGCGAGAAGGCGTCGGGCCCGAAGGCTTTCTCCTCTAGCTCCACGATGTAGTAGAGATCGCCCGGCTCGACGCGCCTAAGCCTTACGTCCACGTTGACGCACCTAGAGCGTGACCTCCTCAAAGGGTTTGGGGATGAAGGTGTTCTTGAATATAGCGCGGGCCGCCCTGAGGTACTCCTCGTCCACGTCGCCTAGCCTCGCGTAGGGTAGATGTACCAGCGCGAGCCTCCGCGCGCCGGCTCGTAGCGCTATCGTCGCCGCGTGCACTGGAGTGGAGTGACCATCCCTCAGCGCCGCGTCCTCCATTCCGGGCGGGTACGTCGCCTCGTGCACCAAGAGGTCGCAACCCGCGAAGCCTTCTACCAGCTTTTCGCTGGGAGAGGTGTCCCCCGAGTAGCAGAGAGAGCGGTCGCTAACCGTCAACCTATACGCAAGGGCTTCGACCGTATGTAGAGCCTCGAACGCCTTCGCGTTGCCCACGGTATCCCCTGGGCCTATTTCCCGGAAGACTCCGTGCGAAAGTATGGTCTCGAACTTCTCCGGGTGCAACACCTCCAGCATCCTCTCGAAAAACCTACGCGTCCCGCGAGGGCCCACTACTTCTACTCTTTTACCAGACCCGCGGATCCACAGGTGCCACAAAAGCTCGACTACGCCTAGGGAGTGATCCGGGTGCAGGTGCGACAGCAAAATTATCCTAACCTCGTCGAGACGCCCCATCGTTGCGAGCACGTAGGGGCACGCCGCGGGACAGTCCAGGAGCACCCCACCGTCGACGAGCAGTGAGGGCGGCATATTCCTTCCGGAGAACGTGCTCCCGGCAGTACCCAGGAAAATTACCCTAGCCAACTTTTCTCCCCCGGATAACTTCACTTTTCTCCCGCACCTCGCGTTGAAAAGGGTTTTCGCGCTAGCTTAGTTGCGAAACAACGGAGATGGCTGTTGAAAGCGTGTTCATAGTTATCCGTGCGGCTGCCTCGAAGTCGGGCTTTACCTGGATCTCTGCAGAGACGAAGCCGGAGTAGCCCGCGTCGCGCAGCGCGTGGAGTATTCTCACGAAGTCGAGGTGTCCCATCCCGGGAGCCAGCCTGTTGCTGTCAGCCACGTGGAAGTGTCCTATCCTGCCGGACGCCAGCCGGATAGAGTCCTCGATAACCCTCTCCTCTATGTTCATGTGGAAAGTATCCAGCAAGAGGAGCAAGTTGTCCTCTCCCACCTCCTCCAGAACCCTAAGTCCCTCTTCAACCGTGTTCACGAGCCTAGACTCGTACCTGTTCAGAGGCTCCAGGAAGAGCGATACGCCTTGCTCGCCCGCCTTCCTGGCGAGCCCCCTAAGCTCTTCCACCAGAAGCCTCCTAGCGCCCTCGACGTCCCCCCACTCGTCACCCCTACCGCGTATGAGGCCTACAATTACGCCTTTTATCTCCCTCCGAGAAGCCTCGAAAACTATCTCCTCAATCCTTCTTCTAGCCCTTTCCCTGACACCCGCGTCGGGGCTCGTCAGGCTTAACCCGTAGTGGATGTAGTTTAGCCCTGTACCCACCGCGGGGACTTCGAGGCTATGCTCACGCGCAAGGAGCGCCAGCTCCCCTACCTCAACGGGCTCTAACACGGAGATCTCTACGCCGTCGTAGCCCAGCTCGCTGAGGGCTTTAACAGCCGTTGAGGGATCCAGCCTAGCTACAGCGTCGAAGCGAGCCTTAGGATTCGCGATAACCATCGAGAGCTTGAACAGACGTGCAGGCATGCCAACCCCCTAGGTATGCCATGAAGAAGTACTTATACTTACGCGCGAATTTCGAAGTGAATAACACGTGTGAATATCGAGAAACCAGCGTGCTTTTTAAACGTTTTCCGGATCGCATATAAGGGGTTATTTGTGTAGAGGGGTTTTGGCGAAGGAAAATGACCACGATGAGAGCAGCCTTAGTGACCGCGGACTTTGCGCCTAGACCCGGCTACAAGATCACGCAGGACGAGATAAGGACCCACAAGGTGAGAGAGGGGGCGAAGGTCTGGCGGAACCCGAAGCTCGTGCTGAGAACAGACTACCCTGTACCGGAGCCGAAGCCCGACGAGATACTCATACGCGTCAAGGCGGTAGGCATATGCGGGTCCGATATACACTTCCTCGAGACGGATAGCGAAGGCTATATCCTTTACCCCGGCCTCACGAGGTTCCCCGTGGTTATCGGGCACGAGTTCAGCGGCGTGGTCGAGAAGGTAGGAACCAACGTCAAGACGTTCAAGCCGGGAGACATGGTGACGAGCGAGGAGATGTTCTGGTGCGGGGAATGCGATGCGTGTAGAAGCGTGGACTTCAACCACTGCCTGCGGCTAAACGACCCGGCGGACCTCGAGTTCGGCGAGCTCGGCTTCACGCACGACGGCGCGATGGCAGACTACGTAGTCGTCAAGGCCAAGTATGCCTGGAAGATAGACTCGCTCCTCGACAGGTACGGTAGCGAGGACAAAGCGTTCGAGGCGGGGAGCCTCGTAGAGCCTACCAGCGTAGCCTACCACGCCATGTTCACGAGGGCAGGCGGCTTCAAACCGGGAGCCTACGTCGCGGTCTGGGGCGCAGGCCCCATAGGGCTTGCAGCCATAGCTCTCGCGAAGGCCGCGGGCGCGGGCAAGGTCATCGCGTTCGAGGTAAGCCCGACGAGAAGAGAGCTCGCAAAGAAGGTGGGCGCAGACTACGTGTTCAACCCGGTCGAGCTCTCGAAGAACGGCGTTGAGCCTTGGGAGAAGATAATGGAGGTGACCGGGGGCCAGGGCGCGGACTTCCACGTTGAAGCTGCCGGCGCGCCGAGACACACCATACCGCAGATGCAGAAAAGCCTCGCCATTAACGGCAAGATAGTGCAGATAGGGCGGGCGGCTGAGGACGTCCCGATATACCTTGAAGTGTTCCAGGTTAGGAGAGGCCAGATATTCGGGAGCCAGGGGCACTCCGGCTTCGGCAACTTCGGCAACGTCATACGGCTGATGGCCGCCGGCAAGATAGACATGACCCAGATCATAACCGCCAGGTTCTCTCTCGACGAGGTCTACAAGGCTTTCGAGAGGGCCCACCAGAGGATAGACGGCAAGATAACTCTCAAACCGTAAACTATTTATATATGACTATGTCATAAGAGGTGATGGTTGGGATGGTCGAGTACGAGGCGCGCTTTTCTAAGCCATACTACAACAAGTTCGGCGAGAAGATATACCTGGACCAGATGACGATGTCCGAGCTATTGGAGCGCGTCAAGAAGAACGACATAGTACTCGTTCCGTGCGGCTCGGTAGAGAGCCACGGGCTGGGGCAGGCTACCGGGGAGGATACGATCATAGGCGCATACATAGCTGAGAGAGTGGCCTTCGAGACGGGGATAACTGTTGCTCCCCCCATATTCTACGGGAGCCACCCGAGCCACCACTACGGGATGCCCGGGACTATTCCCATAAAGAAGGAAGCGTACATAGACTACGTTACGAGCGTTGTAAAGTGGCTTAGCCACGCCGGCTTCAAGAAGATAATACTCTTCAACAGTCACGGCCAGGAGTACGTGCTACCCATAGTCAAGGACAAGGCTATCATAGAGGAAGGAGTCAAAGCGCTGATACTCGTAACTTCGTGGTGGGCGTGGGTTAGGGACATCCTGAGGCAGGGGACAGAGCTCAAGCCGGGGCTCGTTCTCGAAACCCCCTTCATACACGCGGACGAACTTGAGGCGAGCGTCCTCTGGTACGTTGCCCCCAAGCTCGTAGACCCCTCTAAGCTAAAGGAGAGCGACGCCGAGAAAATGGTCGGAGTAATCCCAGACAAGTGGGCGGATAAAGCCGGGAACGTCTACGGCAGACCCTTCGGGTGGTACGATATCAGCGCCTTCATGGAGATTCACCACTACCCCAAAGGAAGCGTAGGGTACCCCAGCAAGGCTAGTAGGGAGAAAGGAGAAGTCGTTGTCGAAACCGCTATTCAGCGCATAATAGAATTCATTGAGTGGCTACACAAGACGTACCCGCCCGGGGTAGTCCCTCAGGTCTGGCCGAACCCCGGGGATTTCAAGTACTAGATAACCAAGTTGTAAATTTCTTTTTTTATTTATGAATTGGGGAAAAAGCTCTTATACCACGTAAGCGTTAACACTAAACGTGGCAAGACCAAAGGTCTACGTTACAAGGATAATACCCGAGCCTGGCTTATCTATGCTCAAAGAGTGTTGCGACGTAGTTGTTCACGAGTCGAAGGATTGGCCTCCTTCTAGGGAAGAGCTTCTAAGGAACATTCGCGACAAGGACGCCCTTCTATGTCTCCTGACAGACAAGATAGACGCAGAAGTCATGGACGCAGCGCCCAACCTAAAGGTCATTAGTACGTACTCCGTCGGGTTCGACCACATAGATATACCCGAGGCCACGAAGAGAGGAATCTACGTTACGCACACGCCGGGAGTTCTAACAGACGCTGTCGCCGAGTTCACGGTCGGCCTGATACTGGCCGTGACTAGGAGGATCGTGGAGGCCGACAAGATAATCCGCACAGGGCAGTGGGACAAGCCCTGGAACCCCTACTTCCTGACGGGCCCGGAGCTGAAGGGGAAGACTATCGGGCTAGTAGGGCTGGGGCGCATAGGGGTAGCTACAGCCAAGAGGTTATCCAGCTTCGACGTGAAGATACTGTACTACGACATCGAGCGCAGGTGGGACGTTGAAACCGTGATACCGAACATGGAGTTCACGGACCTGGACACGCTCCTCGAGAAGTCCGACATAGTGTCTATCCACGTTCCCTTGACTAAGGAGACCTATCACCTCATAAACGAGGAGAGGCTTAGGAAGATGAAGAAGACAGCCTACCTCATTAACACGGCGAGGGGACCCGTGGTCGACACGGAGGCCTTGGTTAAAGCCTTGAAGGAGGGCTGGATAGCTGGGGCGGCGCTGGACGTCTTCGAGCAGGAACCGCTCCCGCCGAACCATCCCTTGACGAAGTTCGACAACGTAGTCCTGGCGCCGCACATAGCTAGCGCAACGATAGAGGCTAGGCAGCGCATGGCGGAGCTGGCCGCAAGGAACCTTATAGCAGTGTTAAAGGGAGAAATGCCGCCGGCACTCGTGAACAAAGAGGTGCTCAAAGTCAGACCTTTAGAGAAAGTGAAGATGATCCCGTAAACGCGTGCTTTATTTTTCTTTTTTGAGAACTTTCCTTCTTGATGAGCTTAAGGGACGTTAAGAGGGTTATAGCGAGGGCAGACGTCGTCGTAGAAGTCGTAGACGCGAGGGACCCTTGGGCGACGAGAAGCCCGGAAATAGAGCGCTACGCGGTGAGGCTGGGGAAGCCTCTCCTGGTAGTCGTGAACAAGAGCGACCTCGTACCGAGGGATGTACTGGAGAAGTGGAGGAAAGTTCTCGAAAAGCATTTCCCGGTAGTCTTTATCTCAGCAACGAAGAGGATGGGTACCCGGATGCTCTGGCGGTCGTTGCGCAGGGTAGCGCCCAGGAAGCCTCGCGGGAAACCCGTTGTCGCGGCAGTTGTGGGAATACCCAACGTGGGGAAGTCTACCATCATCAACTACCTGAAGGGGTCTCACAGCGTGGGGACATCGCCTATCCCCGGTTTCACCAAGAGCATTACTAGGCTTAGGGCGGCGGGGTGGTTGAGGGTTATAGATACCCCTGGGGTCGTTCCGAGGATGAGCCAGGAGGAGCTAGCGCTTAGAGGCGCGTTGCGCCCGGAGAGTCTAGACGACCCGGTACCCGCCGCCAAAAAGCTGTTAGAGCTTATTATGTGCAAGAAACCCGGGCTTTTGAAAGAACTGTACGACGTAGAGGCAGAAGACCCGGTAGTATTTCTCGAAAACCTGGCTAGGAGGAGGGGCCTTCTGGGGAAGGGCGGCGTCCCGCTCGTAGAAGAAGCAGCGAGAATCGTTTTGAGAGACTGGCAGACTGGCAAGAACACCTTCTATCTGGAGCCCGAGGACTACGGGCTTTCGGCTTGACACCGCCGTAGCTCAGCGTAGAGCTCTCTTAGGGCGTGTAGGGGTGCTCCGGCAAAGTTCTCCTCTAAGCATTCGTCTATCCTCTTGACTTCGAAGTCTCCTCTGTCTATACAGCCGCCCACCAGCCACACGGGGGCGTCCAGTAGTATCGGGGGGATCTCTGCCTGCCTGCCGACAAGGCTCCAAGCCGCTTTAACTTCTTCCTTGTGTTTTGCGCGTAGGTTCGACGCGTGGGCTCGAAGATCGTCGAGACAAGACCACCCCTTGGCGATGCCGGACGTGAGGGTTACGAGGGACACTCTGTAGTCGACCGGTATGGGTAACCTTTCGCCCCCCGTGTACTCCTTGTTCGCGGCTATGCATGCGTAGAGTAGCATCTTTGAGGCAAAGACTACCGTCTTGTCCTCTGGGTTAGCCCCGACAATTCGAGCCACCGTAGACGCGAAGCGTTCGAGGTTTACGGGAACCTCGCTGAGCAGGCTGAGCACCTTTTCTCTCGACGCGACGTACCTCTTGATCCTTTTCACGCGATGCTCTCGGAAGCGCCGTAGCGACTCTGCTTCCTCCACGAACCTGTAGAGCGCTCCGGGAGTTCCATCGAAGAGTTCGGCTGCCTCAAGCCAGTGGTCTTCTCCCCTTTTAGACAGCATGTAGCTTACTAGTGCTACTCCGGCTACGTAGAAGCCCCCCTCCGGGAAGCCCGCTTTTTCTAGGATCTTCCTGACAGCAAGGAACTGGGGGTCCCTCTCCACGAAGAGGAGTGAAAGCTCCCGGATGCTTCCGCGGAAAATCTCTCCTAGCTCTGATGCACGCTTTTCATCGAAAAATATCATAAGAACCTGACCCTAAGAAAGGCTACTGACGAGCTCGTTTAAGCGCTCAAACTCCTTCTTTACCGCTTCTATGGCGTGCTTGTTCTCAGCGTCTCCGGATACGAGGAGTTTCTCGCGCTCGTAGTCATACGTTAGCTTCACCCATACGCCGTCAGCCCTGTACTTTATGCTAAGCGGCGAGAGAGCGAACTCGCTGAAAAGCGAGAATATATACTCTAGTACCCTCCTGCTCCTCTGCTCCTCCAAGTCTATCTCGAGCGTGTACTCACGCATCTCCGGGAGAGTTTCAATTATCGTTGAGAGCCTAACCTCCTGCGTCGAGAGTAGCTCGAGGAGCTTGCCGATGAACAGCATCCCGTCGGGCGAGTAGGAGAACTGGGGGAAGATGAACTCGCCGGAATCGGTAGCGGCGATCCCAGCCTTAATCTTCTTGACCCCCCTCGCAACGTCCCCGGCGAGCCCTTTCACCCTCAGCAGGTACAGCTTGTTTTTCTCGGCGGCTACGTCGACGATCCTACCCGCGGAGTCGGATACCGCTATGCGCGCCCCCTCTGGTAGCATTAGCGCCACCGCGGCTACCAGCTTGTCGGGGTCGACGATCCTACCCTTATCGTCGACTATGAACACCTGAGAGGCATCCGCTGAGAGCGCTGCGGCGAAGGCGGGGGAGGAGGCTCTCGTGATATCCTGGAGCATCGCTATGTCACGGGGAGACGGGAGTTGCTGGGGTCTCACCCCGGGCGGAGGCCTGCCTGCCTTCACGGCTACGAGCCTGGCCCCCAGGCTTCCTACAAAGTTCGGCAGGACATCGGAGGCGGGACCGTAGTTCACGTCGACTATGACTAGCGGCTCTTTCGCAGCTATGGGTGACGTATCGATGAAGCTCGCCGCCGACGTGACGTAGATGTCGTGTATGTACTCCGCGTAGGAAATCCAGCCTATCCTGCTCGGGATGCTCCTCACTATGTGCTTTGTCTCGTACATGTCGAGTATGTCGGCAAGCTTTTCGTAGGACAGTTCCACTCCTCCGGCGTCCACGATCTTCACTTGTATCCCGTCGGTGTTGTACGGCGCAACCGAGAAGTGTACCCCGGCCTTTGCTCCGAACCTCTTCACGGCGAAGGCCAGCTCTGGTAGCGTCGCCGCGTGAAAGTCGATCACGGAGTTACCTGTCGACATGAGTCCAGACGTGAAAGCCCTCTTCAGCATCCTGCTGGGAGGGTACAAGTCGCGCGCGGCGACAACGAGCGCTCCTTCACCGAGTATCGTGCCGAGCACTGCTCCCAGCTCAGCCATGTTCTCGGGTGTTAACTGAGTGTTCGCAACTCCGTAGATCCTGTTGTTGTAGATCGGGAAGGGCCCTCTCTTCACGCAACCATCACCTCGATCCCGCCGCCAATCCTTGTCCCCGGACCCACGATGCTTCCCTCTTTAACAACGACCCCCTCTCCTAGCACGCTGTTCTCCCTTACTACAGCGCCCTCGCCTACCTTTATACTTTTTGCTAAAACGCTATATCTTACATGAGCACCTCTTTCCACCGTGTCTTCACCCATAAGCACCGAGTAGCTTACATGAGCCTCCACACCTATATGGGTGTCGCTTCCGATGACAGCGTAGGGACCCACCTCCGCGTTCTGGGAGATCCTCACATTATCCCCGAGGGCGACCGGGGGTATTATCCTGGCTCCCGGCGAGACCTCTACCCCCTCCCCGACATACACACCGTCCACGAACCTACCGTAAGGTCTTAGTGGGCTGGCGTGCCCTGCCAAGAGATCGAAGTTCGCGGTCAGGTAGCTTTCAGGCCTCCCAACGTCTATCCAGTAGGTCTCCTCGGCAAGCCAGCCCTTCACTCTGTAGTTGTTTTCCAGGAGCCATGGGAACACGTTTTTCCCGAAGTCCATGAGGTGGGGGTTCTCCCTGAGCACATCGAGTATGTCGTACCTAAACGCGTAGAAGCCGGAGTTAGCCAGGTTGGCGAAGAGGTTAACCTTCCTGCTTGTACCCGTAAAGGCGAATGCGAGCGAAGCGACGTACATCTCCTGCACGCCGGGCTTTTCGAGGAAATGGAGCACTGCGCCGTTACCGTCTAGGAGCACTGCGCCGAAGT encodes:
- the iolM gene encoding scyllo-inosose 3-dehydrogenase; its protein translation is MTTMRAALVTADFAPRPGYKITQDEIRTHKVREGAKVWRNPKLVLRTDYPVPEPKPDEILIRVKAVGICGSDIHFLETDSEGYILYPGLTRFPVVIGHEFSGVVEKVGTNVKTFKPGDMVTSEEMFWCGECDACRSVDFNHCLRLNDPADLEFGELGFTHDGAMADYVVVKAKYAWKIDSLLDRYGSEDKAFEAGSLVEPTSVAYHAMFTRAGGFKPGAYVAVWGAGPIGLAAIALAKAAGAGKVIAFEVSPTRRELAKKVGADYVFNPVELSKNGVEPWEKIMEVTGGQGADFHVEAAGAPRHTIPQMQKSLAINGKIVQIGRAAEDVPIYLEVFQVRRGQIFGSQGHSGFGNFGNVIRLMAAGKIDMTQIITARFSLDEVYKAFERAHQRIDGKITLKP
- a CDS encoding MBL fold metallo-hydrolase; protein product: MARVIFLGTAGSTFSGRNMPPSLLVDGGVLLDCPAACPYVLATMGRLDEVRIILLSHLHPDHSLGVVELLWHLWIRGSGKRVEVVGPRGTRRFFERMLEVLHPEKFETILSHGVFREIGPGDTVGNAKAFEALHTVEALAYRLTVSDRSLCYSGDTSPSEKLVEGFAGCDLLVHEATYPPGMEDAALRDGHSTPVHAATIALRAGARRLALVHLPYARLGDVDEEYLRAARAIFKNTFIPKPFEEVTL
- the rimI gene encoding ribosomal protein S18-alanine N-acetyltransferase, with the translated sequence MDVRLRRVEPGDLYYIVELEEKAFGPDAFSLDYLFYLYNRCRDYFFVADYKGLVVGYIVSCREGSQLHVHSVAVVEELRGRGIGRKLLEETIRIARENGLKAVYLEVKTTNTPALRLYEKLGFKRIGVKEKYYNDGSDAYLYALSLEENTPGNLQS
- a CDS encoding Trm112 family protein encodes the protein MKYRLMDLLACPYDKHFPLELYVIETRTYKDRQVTFRRKPACELYCAFRGKNVSELDGKDPGCDECIKVEVATGVLYCPECGRWWPIKDEIPVILPDDMRNKEEDLKFLESVKDKVPEKVLKGKPFGL
- a CDS encoding sugar phosphate isomerase/epimerase family protein codes for the protein MPARLFKLSMVIANPKARFDAVARLDPSTAVKALSELGYDGVEISVLEPVEVGELALLAREHSLEVPAVGTGLNYIHYGLSLTSPDAGVRERARRRIEEIVFEASRREIKGVIVGLIRGRGDEWGDVEGARRLLVEELRGLARKAGEQGVSLFLEPLNRYESRLVNTVEEGLRVLEEVGEDNLLLLLDTFHMNIEERVIEDSIRLASGRIGHFHVADSNRLAPGMGHLDFVRILHALRDAGYSGFVSAEIQVKPDFEAAARITMNTLSTAISVVSQLS
- the proS gene encoding proline--tRNA ligase translates to MSEQGITVSKSEDFSEWYSQVLSKAGLVDLRYNVQGFVVHKPWLMRIIKAIYRFFEEELEKTGHEPVLFPLVIPEENFEKEKEHVEGFKPEVFWVTQAGDEKLERRLALRPTSETAFYYMYSYWIQSWRDLPLKLYQSVSVYRNEKNTRPLIRGREFLWIEAHDAFATHEEALNQIREDMENSRKVIWEKLGIPFLFLRRPPWDKFSGAEDTYAADTIMPDGRVLQISSTHDLGQRFAKAFNVTFLDKDGKRKYVWQTCYGPGIWRITAALIAIHGDDKGLVLPMNVAPIQVVIVPIYYKESDKERVLEKCRKLEAMIREAGYRVYLDAREEYTPGWKFNDWELKGVPVRLEVGVREVETGTVTVFRRDLRVKEKVADSELISHIRKLENDILEELKRRAKEFFESRIVTATRREEVEEALRSGKMVKMPFCGREECADDLKEATDGGKVRGTEIDFKEGDYGRCAWCGAPARLIVYVAKSY
- a CDS encoding glutamate--tRNA ligase, with the protein product MEVDIRRVALKHALANAVKFGGKARVDSVVSKVFAEVPEARKAAKEVVELVKEVVEEVNSMSPESQASLLSELWPEALSGERKVEVKRLPPLPGAEEVGGKVVTRFAPNPDFVLHLGSARPAILNYYYAKKMYNGKFILRFEDTDPRTKRPMPEAYDLIREDLRWLGTPWDEEYIQSQRMEVYYEVAEALIKSGNAYVCTHSQDEIKAFRDAGKPDPCSFLPPEEHMERWEKMLSGEYPEGAAVLRIKTDPAHPNPSVRDWIAFRVLDTEKTPHPLTGDKYRVWPTYNFACAVDDHMLGVTHVLRGEEHAVNTLKQEYVYRHMGWKPPVSIHFGRMNLEGMVLSKSVIRRGIEKGLFSSIDDIRLGTLRALRRRGILPEAIWDLVLEVGIKPSTARVSVDKLHAFNRKYLEPRANRYMFVPEPAKVASIEGLEAPITAEVIVHPSFPERGRRRITFSKPEVYLPSDVASSMVRLMGLGNFEVVDGGSKLRYLNNDVSFAKKHELPIVQWAPVESSVRGRVLKAAGTKIEEISGYGEPSLAELPPGEQVQFVRLGFVRVEGPETYIFTHD